From one Magnolia sinica isolate HGM2019 chromosome 18, MsV1, whole genome shotgun sequence genomic stretch:
- the LOC131232515 gene encoding E3 ubiquitin ligase PQT3-like isoform X1, producing the protein MGAVYYKFRSAKGYDSVAVHGPFISVWNLKEKIFEAKHLGRGTDYDLLLTNAQTNEDYTDEGMLVPRNTSVLVRRVPGAPRMRIVVEREEESKLEEVSQSNSTVCVADSSDMRSLNPEELEGYDFGNDAFAIPEVVPVQSSNLVKNYQSKAEEDRKVENDQSRAEEDRKIKVLVDMPALDMQWKTKGTFGFEGGFGRVTGDRMTEGHGFGWSGSLERTTPPQGYICHRCKVPGHFIQHCPTNGNPSYDIRGLKHPTGFPKSMLVETPDGSFALPSGAVAIKPNEAAFVKEIEGPLTRYVRTIPPELHCPLCKEVMKDAILTGKCCFRSFCDKCIRDHIISKSMCACGAINIRADSLIPNKTLRETIDRVLESTTSSTLESAGSLSQVQESNSHTLSATVKKEHIPSSHKDGTLNRKRPVHEEKLTIDTPLQSLKRSKTATNIEKSEVTLEQEPASLGGAPPLAKEKVLEKLPVGEPGKKKREKACKPANAADLQWRTSQNHAALNHLIPFGPSSYNPYWAGMQWGVNEYMVPYADDMQCMGYAAGPFGEGYM; encoded by the exons atgggtgcTGTGTACTATAAGTTTAGAAGTGCAAAAGGTTATGACAGTGTAGCTGTGCATGGTCCTTTCATATCAGTTTGGAATCTGAAAGAAAAAATATTCGAAGCAAAGCATTTGGGCAGGGGTACTGATTATGACCTCTTGCTCACCAATGCTCAGACCAATGAAG ATTATACTGATGAAGGAATGCTGGTACCAAGAAATACATCTGTATTAGTTCGCCGGGTTCCCGGAGCGCCTCGCATGCGCATTGTTGTGGAACGAGAAGA GGAGAGTAAGTTAGAAGAAGTTTCACAATCTAATAGTACTGTATGTGTTGCTGATTCATCTGACATGAGATCTCTAAAT CCTGAAGAGTTGGAAGGGTATGATTTTGGAAATGATGCCTTTGCTATTCCAGAGGTGGTACCAGTGCAATCTAGCAATCTGGTGAAAAATTATCAAAGTAAGGCTGAGGAAGATAGGAAGGTGGAAAATGATCAAAGTAGGGCTGAAGAAGATAGGAAGATCAAGGTGTTAGTCGACATGCCTGCTTTGGACATGCAATG GAAAACAAAGGGAACTTTTGGTTTTGAAGGAGGCTTTGGAAGGGTTACGGGTGATAGAATGACGGAGGGCCATGGTTTTG GCTGGAGTGGATCGTTAGAGCGCACGACACCTCCACAAGGGTATATCTGTCACAGATGCAAAGTTCCCGGGCATTTTATTCAGCATTGCCCAACAAATGGCAATCCGAGCTATGACATTAGAGGGTTGAAACATCCAACTGGTTTTCCAAAGTCGATGCTAGTGGAAACTCCAGATGGCTCCTTTGCATTACCAAGTGGAGCTGTTGCTATAAAGCCAAATGA AGCTGCTTTTGTGAAGGAGATTGAGGGGCCTTTAACTCGATATGTCAGAACTATTCCACCAGAATTGCATTGCCCACTCTGTAAAGAAGTAATGAAAGATGCTATCCTAACCGGCAAGTGCTGTTTCAGGAGTTTCTGTGATAAAT GTATTAGGGACCACATAATCTCAAAATCCATGTGTGCATGTGGGGCCATAAACATCCGTGCGGATAGCCTGATACCTAATAAGACACTTAGGGAGACCATTGATCGTGTCTTAGAGTCAACAACCAGTAGTACTCTAGAAAGTGCTGGAAGCTTATCGCAAGTTCAAG AGAGCAATTCGCATACTCTTTCTGCCACTGTGAAGAAAGAACACATACCATCCTCCCATAAAGATGGCACTTTGAATAGAAAGAGGCCTGTGCATGAAGAGAAGCTTACTATTGATACTCCCCTTCAGTCCTTGAAGAGAAGTAAGACTGCAACAAATATTGAAAAATCTGAAGTGACATTGGAGCAAGAACCAGCGTCACTGGGTGGAGCTCCTCCGCTGGCCAAAGAGAAAGTCCTGGAGAAGCTGCCTGTTGGTGAGCCAG GAAAGAAGAAACGGGAAAAAGCATGCAAACCTGCTAATG CTGCGGACTTGCAATGGAGAACCTCTCAAAATCATGCGGCCCTAAACCATCTGATTCCATTTGGCCCTTCATCCTACAACCCATATTGGGCCGGCATGCAGTGGGGAGTGAACGAGTATATGGTGCCTTATGCTGATGATATGCAGTGCATGGGCTATGCAGCAGGTCCATTTGGAGAAGGGTATATGTGA
- the LOC131232515 gene encoding E3 ubiquitin ligase PARAQUAT TOLERANCE 3-like isoform X3, whose product MGAVYYKFRSAKGYDSVAVHGPFISVWNLKEKIFEAKHLGRGTDYDLLLTNAQTNEDYTDEGMLVPRNTSVLVRRVPGAPRMRIVVEREEESKLEEVSQSNSTVCVADSSDMRSLNPEELEGYDFGNDAFAIPEVVPVQSSNLVKNYQSKAEEDRKVENDQSRAEEDRKIKVLVDMPALDMQWKTKGTFGFEGGFGRVTGDRMTEGHGFGWSGSLERTTPPQGYICHRCKVPGHFIQHCPTNGNPSYDIRGLKHPTGFPKSMLVETPDGSFALPSGAVAIKPNEAAFVKEIEGPLTRYVRTIPPELHCPLCKEVMKDAILTGKCCFRSFCDKCIRDHIISKSMCACGAINIRADSLIPNKTLRETIDRVLESTTSSTLESAGSLSQVQESNSHTLSATVKKEHIPSSHKDGTLNRKRPVHEEKLTIDTPLQSLKRSKTATNIEKSEVTLEQEPASLGGAPPLAKEKVLEKLPVGEPAADLQWRTSQNHAALNHLIPFGPSSYNPYWAGMQWGVNEYMVPYADDMQCMGYAAGPFGEGYM is encoded by the exons atgggtgcTGTGTACTATAAGTTTAGAAGTGCAAAAGGTTATGACAGTGTAGCTGTGCATGGTCCTTTCATATCAGTTTGGAATCTGAAAGAAAAAATATTCGAAGCAAAGCATTTGGGCAGGGGTACTGATTATGACCTCTTGCTCACCAATGCTCAGACCAATGAAG ATTATACTGATGAAGGAATGCTGGTACCAAGAAATACATCTGTATTAGTTCGCCGGGTTCCCGGAGCGCCTCGCATGCGCATTGTTGTGGAACGAGAAGA GGAGAGTAAGTTAGAAGAAGTTTCACAATCTAATAGTACTGTATGTGTTGCTGATTCATCTGACATGAGATCTCTAAAT CCTGAAGAGTTGGAAGGGTATGATTTTGGAAATGATGCCTTTGCTATTCCAGAGGTGGTACCAGTGCAATCTAGCAATCTGGTGAAAAATTATCAAAGTAAGGCTGAGGAAGATAGGAAGGTGGAAAATGATCAAAGTAGGGCTGAAGAAGATAGGAAGATCAAGGTGTTAGTCGACATGCCTGCTTTGGACATGCAATG GAAAACAAAGGGAACTTTTGGTTTTGAAGGAGGCTTTGGAAGGGTTACGGGTGATAGAATGACGGAGGGCCATGGTTTTG GCTGGAGTGGATCGTTAGAGCGCACGACACCTCCACAAGGGTATATCTGTCACAGATGCAAAGTTCCCGGGCATTTTATTCAGCATTGCCCAACAAATGGCAATCCGAGCTATGACATTAGAGGGTTGAAACATCCAACTGGTTTTCCAAAGTCGATGCTAGTGGAAACTCCAGATGGCTCCTTTGCATTACCAAGTGGAGCTGTTGCTATAAAGCCAAATGA AGCTGCTTTTGTGAAGGAGATTGAGGGGCCTTTAACTCGATATGTCAGAACTATTCCACCAGAATTGCATTGCCCACTCTGTAAAGAAGTAATGAAAGATGCTATCCTAACCGGCAAGTGCTGTTTCAGGAGTTTCTGTGATAAAT GTATTAGGGACCACATAATCTCAAAATCCATGTGTGCATGTGGGGCCATAAACATCCGTGCGGATAGCCTGATACCTAATAAGACACTTAGGGAGACCATTGATCGTGTCTTAGAGTCAACAACCAGTAGTACTCTAGAAAGTGCTGGAAGCTTATCGCAAGTTCAAG AGAGCAATTCGCATACTCTTTCTGCCACTGTGAAGAAAGAACACATACCATCCTCCCATAAAGATGGCACTTTGAATAGAAAGAGGCCTGTGCATGAAGAGAAGCTTACTATTGATACTCCCCTTCAGTCCTTGAAGAGAAGTAAGACTGCAACAAATATTGAAAAATCTGAAGTGACATTGGAGCAAGAACCAGCGTCACTGGGTGGAGCTCCTCCGCTGGCCAAAGAGAAAGTCCTGGAGAAGCTGCCTGTTGGTGAGCCAG CTGCGGACTTGCAATGGAGAACCTCTCAAAATCATGCGGCCCTAAACCATCTGATTCCATTTGGCCCTTCATCCTACAACCCATATTGGGCCGGCATGCAGTGGGGAGTGAACGAGTATATGGTGCCTTATGCTGATGATATGCAGTGCATGGGCTATGCAGCAGGTCCATTTGGAGAAGGGTATATGTGA
- the LOC131232515 gene encoding E3 ubiquitin ligase PQT3-like isoform X2 has translation MGAVYYKFRSAKGYDSVAVHGPFISVWNLKEKIFEAKHLGRGTDYDLLLTNAQTNEDYTDEGMLVPRNTSVLVRRVPGAPRMRIVVEREEESKLEEVSQSNSTVCVADSSDMRSLNPEELEGYDFGNDAFAIPEVVPVQSSNLVKNYQSKAEEDRKVENDQSRAEEDRKIKVLVDMPALDMQWKTKGTFGFEGGFGRVTGDRMTEGHGWSGSLERTTPPQGYICHRCKVPGHFIQHCPTNGNPSYDIRGLKHPTGFPKSMLVETPDGSFALPSGAVAIKPNEAAFVKEIEGPLTRYVRTIPPELHCPLCKEVMKDAILTGKCCFRSFCDKCIRDHIISKSMCACGAINIRADSLIPNKTLRETIDRVLESTTSSTLESAGSLSQVQESNSHTLSATVKKEHIPSSHKDGTLNRKRPVHEEKLTIDTPLQSLKRSKTATNIEKSEVTLEQEPASLGGAPPLAKEKVLEKLPVGEPGKKKREKACKPANAADLQWRTSQNHAALNHLIPFGPSSYNPYWAGMQWGVNEYMVPYADDMQCMGYAAGPFGEGYM, from the exons atgggtgcTGTGTACTATAAGTTTAGAAGTGCAAAAGGTTATGACAGTGTAGCTGTGCATGGTCCTTTCATATCAGTTTGGAATCTGAAAGAAAAAATATTCGAAGCAAAGCATTTGGGCAGGGGTACTGATTATGACCTCTTGCTCACCAATGCTCAGACCAATGAAG ATTATACTGATGAAGGAATGCTGGTACCAAGAAATACATCTGTATTAGTTCGCCGGGTTCCCGGAGCGCCTCGCATGCGCATTGTTGTGGAACGAGAAGA GGAGAGTAAGTTAGAAGAAGTTTCACAATCTAATAGTACTGTATGTGTTGCTGATTCATCTGACATGAGATCTCTAAAT CCTGAAGAGTTGGAAGGGTATGATTTTGGAAATGATGCCTTTGCTATTCCAGAGGTGGTACCAGTGCAATCTAGCAATCTGGTGAAAAATTATCAAAGTAAGGCTGAGGAAGATAGGAAGGTGGAAAATGATCAAAGTAGGGCTGAAGAAGATAGGAAGATCAAGGTGTTAGTCGACATGCCTGCTTTGGACATGCAATG GAAAACAAAGGGAACTTTTGGTTTTGAAGGAGGCTTTGGAAGGGTTACGGGTGATAGAATGACGGAGGGCCATG GCTGGAGTGGATCGTTAGAGCGCACGACACCTCCACAAGGGTATATCTGTCACAGATGCAAAGTTCCCGGGCATTTTATTCAGCATTGCCCAACAAATGGCAATCCGAGCTATGACATTAGAGGGTTGAAACATCCAACTGGTTTTCCAAAGTCGATGCTAGTGGAAACTCCAGATGGCTCCTTTGCATTACCAAGTGGAGCTGTTGCTATAAAGCCAAATGA AGCTGCTTTTGTGAAGGAGATTGAGGGGCCTTTAACTCGATATGTCAGAACTATTCCACCAGAATTGCATTGCCCACTCTGTAAAGAAGTAATGAAAGATGCTATCCTAACCGGCAAGTGCTGTTTCAGGAGTTTCTGTGATAAAT GTATTAGGGACCACATAATCTCAAAATCCATGTGTGCATGTGGGGCCATAAACATCCGTGCGGATAGCCTGATACCTAATAAGACACTTAGGGAGACCATTGATCGTGTCTTAGAGTCAACAACCAGTAGTACTCTAGAAAGTGCTGGAAGCTTATCGCAAGTTCAAG AGAGCAATTCGCATACTCTTTCTGCCACTGTGAAGAAAGAACACATACCATCCTCCCATAAAGATGGCACTTTGAATAGAAAGAGGCCTGTGCATGAAGAGAAGCTTACTATTGATACTCCCCTTCAGTCCTTGAAGAGAAGTAAGACTGCAACAAATATTGAAAAATCTGAAGTGACATTGGAGCAAGAACCAGCGTCACTGGGTGGAGCTCCTCCGCTGGCCAAAGAGAAAGTCCTGGAGAAGCTGCCTGTTGGTGAGCCAG GAAAGAAGAAACGGGAAAAAGCATGCAAACCTGCTAATG CTGCGGACTTGCAATGGAGAACCTCTCAAAATCATGCGGCCCTAAACCATCTGATTCCATTTGGCCCTTCATCCTACAACCCATATTGGGCCGGCATGCAGTGGGGAGTGAACGAGTATATGGTGCCTTATGCTGATGATATGCAGTGCATGGGCTATGCAGCAGGTCCATTTGGAGAAGGGTATATGTGA